AATTCCGGCATCGACGCCGACGCCTCCGGAGTCGTCGACGGTTCCTCGATCAACGCTCCGGCCAATGCCAAGAACTGCATCGCGGTCGGTGCCGGCGAAAACGACCGCGACGAGTCCTCGACCCCGGAGCCGGCATACAATGCCGCCTACGGGTGGTTCTGGCCCTGGGACTACCCCGCCGCCCCCATCAGCGACGACCACGTCTCCAACCACCCCGAGGGGCTGGCCGCCTTCAGCTCCCGCGGGCCCACCCTCGACGGCCGCTTTAAACCCGAAATCGTCGCGCCCGGCACCAACGTCGTTTCCTGCCGCAGCCATGCCATCGATCTTTCCCAGTCCGTTCTCTGGGGGCCCGGAGGGCTCTCGGGGAGCTTGAGCGAGTACTACACTTTTTCCGGGGGAACCAGCATGGCCGCGCCCCTGGTGACCGGCGCCGCCGCCCTGGTGCGGGAGCGCTACCGGACCGCCTTCGGCGCCGTCCCCAGCGCCGCCCTGATCAAGGCCACGTTGCTCAACGGGGCCCGGGACACCACCCCCGGGCAGTACGGCACCGGTGCCGCCCGGGAGGTTCCCCCCGCTCCCCGGCCCAACAACGTCGAGGGCTGGGGGCGCCTGGATCTTCCGTCCTCCGCGCCTCTGCAGGACGAGGGCGATTTTTATTATTTTCAGGCGACTCCGGGCTTGTCCACCGGCGGGGAAGACAGTTATCGGATTTCGGTCTCCCCGATGCTGGCCGCCCTCAGCGTCACCCTGGCCTGGAGCGATTACCCCGGTTCGGCGCCCGCCGGCGGAGCCTTGGTCAACGATCTCGACCTGACCGTCGCCGGTCCCGGCGGCCAGGTTTACTACCCCAACCGGGCGACGGCGGCGGAAGGACTGGTGTACGACGACGGGACCGTCGAAGACGAGCAGACCGGTTTTCTGGGGGTGGTGGAGGCGGTCCGCTTCACCCCCTCCCGTTACCCGGCCCGGCTTGACGAAGGCGTTTTCTACCTGGGCAGCACCGCGGGGTCCTACCCGGCCGAGACCGGCATCCGCGTCTACCGGGGGGATGCGTCCGGACCCAAGGAGCTGCTCTGGAGCGGGAACCGCACGGTGACCGCGCCCGGCTGGCAGAGTGTGGATTTTTCCGGGGAAGGGATCGCCGTCGCTTCCGGCGACATCTTCCTGGGGGTGGCTCCCCTCGACGACGATCTCTTCTGGGCGGCGGACGTCGATCTCGAAACCGCCGGGCGCACCTGGCAGTACGTGCCCGGCAGCGGATGGGTCAAGATCCCGATTCTCGACGCCCTCATCCGGGCCCGAACGACCGCGACTTCGGTCCAGGACCGGACCAACAACGTCGAGACCGTCGATATCGATCTTCCCGCGCCCGGTGTCTATACCCTCCGGGTCCGGGGCTACAACGTTCCCTGCGGTCCCCAGCCGTACGCGCTGGTGGCCGCCCGCCCGGCCTGGACGGCGGAGAACGCCCCCGAGCGCTTCGTGATCGCCTCGGGCGACTACGACGGCGACGGGACCGCCGACCCCGCCGTCTTCCGCTGGAGCGACGGGCTTTGGAGCGCGCGGGGTCTGACGCGGTTCTATTTCGGACGGATGGGGGACTACCCCGCTTCGGGAGACTACGACGGGGACGGGACCACCGACGCCGCGGTTTTCCGCCCCGCTACGGGGATGTGGTCGGCGCGGAGCCTGACCCGGTTCTGGCTGGGGGACGACGAGTCCGTCCCGGTTCCGGGGGATTACGACGCCGACGGCACCGCCGACGGAGCGGTCTTCGGGAGCGCGGACGGCCTCTGGCGGATCCGGGGGCAGAGCGCCTTTTATTACGGGCGCAGCGGCGACGTCCCGGTTCCGGCCCGTTACGAGGCCGGGGTCTCCGCTCCCACCCGGGCCGCCGTCTACCGGCCCTCGAGCGGGCTTTGGGCGTTGCGGGGGCTGACCGGCTACCACTACGGGGGAGCGGAAGACATCCCGCTCCCCGGCGATTACGATGTTTTTCCGGGGGCGGACCTGGCCGTCTTCAACCCGGACACGGGGCGCTGGGCCATGTACGCCTTCACCCGGTTCTATCTGGGAAAGGAAGGCGACGAGCCGGTCCCCGCCGACTACGCCGGAACCGGCGTGGACAAGTTCGGGGTCTTCCGCCCCGGCAGCGGCCGCTGGGTCGTCCGGGGTCTAACCGCGTTTTACTACGGCGACAGCCGGTCGATACCGGTAACGAGGTAAAAGATGAAAATCCGGAAAGGCATCCGGGCGGCGCTGGTTCTGGGATTTTTACTGGGGGTGGTTCCGGTTCGTGCCGGGGAATATTCTTCCACCGCCCCTCTCACTTGGCCCGTCGGCGCGGGAGGTTATTCATCGGAAATCTACGTGCCGGATTCCGGCAACGTTCAAGAAGTGGAAGTATTTATTCAGGAGGGGAATATTCCTATCGGCTCTGGTTTCGAATATATTATTCTTTCCTTGGTTTCTCCGGATGGGACCGGCGTCTGTCTCTTCCCCTTGGATACTGTCATTGGACACAGTCTTTATCTGACCCGCTTCGATGACGACGCCCCCATTATGATCGGTGACGGAAGTGGATCCTATACCGGGAATTATCGGCCGGAGCAGGTTTTAAGTACCCTTGACGGGGAGTGGATGACGGGAACGTGGGTATTGCATTTGGTCAACGAAGCTTACGGCAACAACGGATCAATCTCCGGTTGGACACTTTATGTCAACGAATTCGAATCGCCGACCCCCACTCCCATTCCGTCTCCCACGCCGTCGGGAGCGGGGGGGGAGGGGACCGTCTTCGGGGGGGCCTTTGCCTGGGAGCGGGGTGGTTGGTATACCTCCCGGGTCAACATCCCCGTGCGGGGTATCGTTACCGACATCAACCTGGGCATCGATGCCCAGTGCAACAGCACCCTTATCTACACCGGCCTCTACCTATTTTCTCCGGAGGGCCAACATGCCGCCATGTACCGGGTGGGGGACTTGACCGGGAGATCGTTTTACAAGACCCTCTTCAACGACGAAGCTCCGCAGGCGATTACCGGAGGAGTCGAACCCTACACCGGCGATTACCGGCCGGTGGAGAATTTGACCGCTTTCGACGGGGAATGGCTGACCGGGACCTGGACCCTGGTTTTCTACAACAACAACGACGAGAACGGGGGCCGGGTCACGGACTGGAAGATAGAGTACGCCTACCTGGTGCCTCCCACTCCGACCCCGTCGGCCACCCCTACCCGCACCCCCGTGCCCAGCGCCACCCCTACCACCACGCCGGTCGGCTACAAGACCCCGATCCCGACCCGCTCCCCCTCGCCGACGCCGACCCCGACCCCCCTGGAGCGGTGCGTCCTCTACGCCGGACTTCCCACCGACATCTACCAGCAGGATATCGAGCTCACCGGCGTCACCGCCACCGACCCCCGCCGGGTGGACCGGGTGCTGGTGGCGATCAACCAGCTCAGCACCGAAAACGAGAGCGCGCTCAAGAACGTCGGTATTTATCTCTACTCTCCTGCGGGTAAGGTCGTGGCCCTCTTCGAGGTCGACGAGTTGAGCGGGGCCGCACTTTCCGGAACCTGGTTCGACGACGACGCGTCCAGCCCCATTACCGACGGGGTCGCTCCCTACCCCGGATACTGGCAGCCGGCCGGCAACCTCTCCGACTTCGAATCCGAAACCATCGCCGGCACCTGGTCCCTCCTGGTCTACAACAGCACCTCCGGCTGCGTGACCACCTGCCCGGTCCACCTGAGCGACTGGAGCATCCTTATCTGCGCCGCCGCCACCCCCACCCCCTTCAAACCCACCCCCATCCCCACCCCCGGCAACTGCCTTCAATACGACGGTTCCTCCTTCGATCTGCCCGGGGGCCAGGTTTCCGAGTCGACCATCACCATCACCCAGGAAGGGAAGATCCGGGGGCTGACCATGGAACTGGAAGCGCAGGTGACCAACGATCTCGGGGAGGTTTCCGCCTACCTCATCTCCCCGTCGGGAACCAGCCTTACCCTCTTCAATCCAGGCGCCCTCTCCGGCTGCTGCCTCTACGAAACCCGCCTCGACGACTCGGCCGGCCTGCTGATGGCCGCCGGCAGTTCCCCCTATCTGGGAACCTTCCGGCCCGCCCAGGCCTTCGCCAATCTGGCCGGGGAGTTCGCTCCCGGAGACTGGGTCCTGGCCGTGCTCAACTCGACGTCAGGCGGGGGAGGATCGATTACCGATTGGAGCCTCACCCTCTGCTGGGCGCCGCCGACGCCCACCCCGACGCCGCAACCGACTCCGACCCCGGAACTGGGGCTCCCCGAGAGCATTCTGATCCAGTCCGGGGATTACGACGGCGACGGCACTTCCGACATCGCCGTCTTCCGCGCTTCCGCGGGCCTCTGGGCGGTGCGCGGCGTCGGCACCGATTTCCTCGGCCAGGCGGGAGACATTCCCGTCAGCGGCGACTACGACGGGGACGGCACCACCGACCTGGCGGTCTTCCGGGACGCGGCCGGCCTCTGGGCGGCCAAGGGAGTCACCCAGTTCAATTTCGGCCGGAGCGGGGACATTCCCTTCCCCCGGGATTACGACGGGGACGGAAGCGTCGACGCCGCCGTCTACCGCCCGTCGCGCGGGCTCTGGGTCCAGCGGGGGATATCCCGGTTCTACTTCGGGGGAGGCGACGATCTTCCTCTGGCCGAGGAGTTCGACGGGGCCGCCGGCGTCGACGTCGGTATCTTCCGACCGGTATCGGGACTCTGGCTGGTGCGGGGGGTGACGCGGTATTATCTGGGAGAACTCGGCGACCTGCCGGTTCCCGGGAACTACGACGGTACGCTCTCCCTGCCGGCCGTCTACCGCCCTGCGCAGGGGCTCTGGGCGGTCCGCGGGCTGACCAGGTTCTTCCTGGGGACGATCGGCGATCAACCCGTCCCCGCCGATTACCTGGGGGACGGCACCGTTCTCCCGGGGATATTCCGGGGCGGGTCCGGTTTGTGGTTCTACGGGGCGGGGGCCCGGGTTTACTGGGGAAAGAGCGGGGACGAGCCCGTTACCAAGTGAGTCGTCGATGCGCCCGGACACACTTTTGCGGTTGATGGACGAGAAACAGGCGTCCGACCTCTACCTCAAGGTCGGCCGTCCTCCCCACATGCGCATCAACGGGCAGATCGCGGCTCTGGGGGAGTTCCCGCCGCTGGTCCGGGAAGACATGGATTCCCTGGCCCGGCATATCCTGGACGACCGCCAGTTGGCCGTGTTTCAGGAAGAGAGGGAGCTCGACATCGCCTATGGGATCAGCGGGGGGAGCCGGTTCCGGATCAATTTTTTCTACGAGCAGGGCAATCCGGCTTCGGTGATGCGGAGGGTTAAGGCCCATATTCAGGGGTTCGAAGAACTGGGGTTGCCGGTTTCGGCCCTGGAAAAGCTGAGCCTGGAACCGCGCGGCCTGATCCTGATCGCCGGAGCCACCGGGAGCGGGAAGAGCACGACCATGGCGGCGATGGTCGAATTCCTCAACCACCAGAAACCCAAACACATCATTACCATCGAGGATCCGATCGAGTTCACCTATACCGAGGACAAGTGCCTGATCAACCAGCGGGAAATCGGCTACGACACCTTCAGTTTCCGGGGAGCGCTCAAGTACGTCATCCGCCAGGCCCCGGACGTGATCGTCATCGGCGAGATGCGTGACCTGGAAACCATGAGCACCGCCATCATGGCCGGGGAGGTGGGTCATCTGGTCGTCAGCTCCCTGCATACCATCGACGTTTCCCAGACCCTCGACCGGATCATCAATTTTTTTCCGGCCTACCAGCACCCCCAGATCCGGATGCAGCTGGCCTTCGTGCTCCGGGGCATCGTCTGCCAGCGGCTCCTGCCCCGCAAGGACGGCCAGGGCCGGATCCCGGCGGTGGAGCTGCTCCTCCCCAGCCCCACCGCCCGCAAGGCCATCATGGACAACCGGATCGAGGACCTGAAGAAGATCATGGACGACGGCGGCACTTTCGGGATGCAATCCTTCAACCAGTCCATTCTCAAGCTTTACCGCGACGGTCTCGTCGCTTACGACGTCGCTCTGGAGAATTCCGACAACCCGGAACTGCTGGAACTGGCCATCAAGGGGATCTACACCGGGCAGGACACCTTCAGGGTGATGTAGAAAGGATCGCAATCTGATGCACCTCAAGGAAATACTCGAATACACGGTCAACCACGGAGCATCGGACCTCCACCTGACCGTGGGCGTTCCCCCCATCATCAGGATCAACGGGATACTCCAGCCCTCCGAGTTCCCGATCCTGAGCCCGGACGACACCAAGAGGATCATTTTCGGCATTCTCAACGACTCCCAGCGGGTGCGCTTCGAACAGGAATTGGAGTTGGACGTTTCTCTCTTCATCCCGGGGCTCTCCCGCTTCCGGGTCAACGTGCACCTCCAGAAAGGCTGCGTGGAAGCGGCGTTTCGGACCATTCCCATGAAGATCCCGCCGATCGATTCCCTGGGCCTTCCCCCCGCGGCCACCGACCTGGCGCGCCGGCCCAACGGCCTGGTTCTGATCACCGGCCCCACCGGGAGCGGGAAGAGCACGACCATGGCGGCCATGATCGATCTGATCAACCGGGAACGGCAGTGCATGATCATCAGCGTCGAGGACCCGATCGAATATCTCCACCAAAACCAGCAGAGCATCATCAAGCAGCGTGAAGTCGGCTCCGACACCCACTCCTTCGCGGCCGCGCTCAAGCATGTTCTCCGCCAGGACCCGGACGTGATCCTGGTGGGGGAGATGCGGGACCTGGAAACCATCTCCACCGCCGTTACCGCCGCCGAGACCGGGCATCTGGTGCTGAGCAGTCTGCACACCCCGGACGCAGCCCAGACCATCGACCGCCTGATCGACGTCTTCCCCGCCGAGCAGCAGAAGCAGGTCATGGTCCAGATCGCCAGCTGCCTGCAGGGAGTGATCGCCCAGATCCTGCTGCCGACCCGGGAAGGGGGGGGAAGGGTGGTGGCGACGGAGGTCATGATCGGGACCCCGGGCGTGCGCAACGTGATCCGGGAACACAAGACCCACCAGATCCCGACCCTGATCCAGACCGGGACTCAGCATGGAATGCACAGCATGGACCAAAGCCTGAAGAAACTGATCCTGGACCGGAAGGTATCGTACCAGGAAGCGATTCAACATGCGAAGAACCGGGAAGAGTTCGCTTTGATTCCGGAGGATTTCAGGGCCTGATCGCCGGACCGCCGATCGGGACGAAAACGATGATCATTGCGGTTGTCAATCAGAAAGGAGGCTGCGGAAAGACGACGACGGCGGTGAATCTCTCGGCGTGCCTGGCTCAGCGGGGGGAACGGGTGCTGCTGATCGATCTCGATCAGCAGTTCAACGCCACCCTGGCTTTGGGCGCGGAGCCCGGAGCGGGCCGGGACGTGCACGCGCTCCTGACGGAAGAAGGGAGAAGAGCCCGGGAGATGATTCAGCCGACGGGTATTTTCAATCTGGAAATGATCCCGTCGTCGTTGCGGTTGTCGGGGATGGACTTGGACTTGGCGGGAAAAATGGGACGAGAGGTGCTGTTGCGGCGGAGCTTGGAGGAAGAAAAACCGAGGTACGACTTCATCGTCATGGACTGCGCTCCCTCCCTGAGCCTGCTGACGGTCAACGCGCTCGCCGCCGCCGATGAGGTCCTGATCCCCGTCCAGACCCACTATTTCGCCCTTGAGGGAATGAAACTGCTGTTCAAGACCATCAATATCGTGAGAAAAAGCGTCAACGCGAAACTTTCGGTTTTGGGTCTGCTGCCCACGTTTTACGATCGGCGCTCGCTGATCAGCCGGGACGTCCTTGAAGGCTTACGGGATTTTTTCGGGCGGCGCGTGCTCAAAACCGTGATCAGGACCAATGCCAAGCTGGCGGAAGCCCCCAGCGCCGCGCTTCCGATCAGTTTTTACGCCCCCCGTTCGCGCGGGGCCCGGGACTACGAGGAACTGGCCGAGGAGATACTGGAATTTGTCGGCAGAGAAGAAACAGTCAGGGCTGAATAAGGATATTTCTTCGATTTTCGCCGGGCTGGAGGAGATCGGCAACGGCAGGAGCGACGAGGCCGCGGGCCGTTCGGAGAAGCCCCCGGCGCCCCGCGATTCCGGCGCGGAAGCCGCAAACGGCGGAGGGTCGAAGACGCTTTCCCTGGAAGAAGGGGGAAGCCAGAGCGAAAGCGCCCGGGCCCCCTCCGCTTCCGCCGGCGGAGAACCCTACTCCGGGGAAACGGCCGGCGAGATTTTCGTCGTCGGCACCTTCCCCAACCGCCGCAACGCCCTGATCGGCGTCGATATCGGCCGCAGCTCCCTCAAGGCGGTCCAGGTTTACCCGGTGGCGGGCGGATGGGAGATCGGAGGAGTCGCGATCAAGGAAGTCAGGCTCGATCCGGACCAGGAAGGGCTGGACCGGATCGAAGCCGTGGTTGCGGTCCTGAAGGAACTGGTTTCCCTGACGCATGTCCGCAGCCGCGAATTCGCCTGCTGCCTGCGTGGCGACGGTATCAACACCATCCTCATCCCCCTGGCCCGGATGCCGCGCAAGGAACTGGAGGGGGCCAGCCGCCTGGAAGCCAAGCGCCGGGTCTCGTTCGACGTCGAGAAGGCCTTGCTCCAGAGCCGTTCGGTGGGGGACCAGACCGGCCGCCCGGGGGCGAAGGTCAACTACCTGGTCACGGTCCTGCGCCGGGAAGTCTTGAGACGTCGCCTCGAGATTTTTCAGGAAACGGGGCTCGTGCTCAAGGCGCTGGTCCCGATGCCCTTCGTCTGGAAGCAGTTGCTGGGAACGCTGGGGGCAGGAGAGAGAACGGTGATGGTGGTGGATATCGGGTCGGCCCGGAGCCAGGTTCACGTCTGCAAGGACCGCCAGGTGCGGTTTTCGCGGGAGTTTCCCTGGGGAGGGGATCAGGTCACTTCCGGGATCGTCGAAGCGGGCAAGGCTTTCGGGGAGAAACAGTATATCGAATGGGAAGAAGCCGAAGCTCTTAAGCGCGGGAACAACCTGGTCACCGGTCTCGGCGGCGGCCAGCTGCGCAGTTCCCTGACCGTGGCCCAGGCCGGGAGTATGGTCCGGCCCGT
The window above is part of the bacterium genome. Proteins encoded here:
- a CDS encoding S8 family serine peptidase → MNTVRTIAAAAGFLLVWIQPFSMASASVIRLAAGTVDTSALSGRNGLDGDSAYRLIQFDGPVQDSWLESCRAAGIELLDYVPDFAFIARVPRDRRQAISELPHLAWTGPWLPGYRVSPSLRNRGAAARKVVFVLFPGVDPEPFREAVGKVGGEVTATAAGPWKTRVLATVPGAGLEELAAEEGVKWVEPAPRWDWHNNKASEIVGASVVRSSLAVYGSGETVGIADSGIDRGSKKPSELLADFLDGSGSSRVTAIVHLSTAVKDMIGHGTHVAGTILGNGKLSGATPSSRVFPSTCYAGIAPEAELVVQNIADLNGNITGLPDDLNVLFAQAYGGGARIHNDSWGEIGTNGYTSYSEDVDEFIWDNPEFSVVFSAGNSGIDADASGVVDGSSINAPANAKNCIAVGAGENDRDESSTPEPAYNAAYGWFWPWDYPAAPISDDHVSNHPEGLAAFSSRGPTLDGRFKPEIVAPGTNVVSCRSHAIDLSQSVLWGPGGLSGSLSEYYTFSGGTSMAAPLVTGAAALVRERYRTAFGAVPSAALIKATLLNGARDTTPGQYGTGAAREVPPAPRPNNVEGWGRLDLPSSAPLQDEGDFYYFQATPGLSTGGEDSYRISVSPMLAALSVTLAWSDYPGSAPAGGALVNDLDLTVAGPGGQVYYPNRATAAEGLVYDDGTVEDEQTGFLGVVEAVRFTPSRYPARLDEGVFYLGSTAGSYPAETGIRVYRGDASGPKELLWSGNRTVTAPGWQSVDFSGEGIAVASGDIFLGVAPLDDDLFWAADVDLETAGRTWQYVPGSGWVKIPILDALIRARTTATSVQDRTNNVETVDIDLPAPGVYTLRVRGYNVPCGPQPYALVAARPAWTAENAPERFVIASGDYDGDGTADPAVFRWSDGLWSARGLTRFYFGRMGDYPASGDYDGDGTTDAAVFRPATGMWSARSLTRFWLGDDESVPVPGDYDADGTADGAVFGSADGLWRIRGQSAFYYGRSGDVPVPARYEAGVSAPTRAAVYRPSSGLWALRGLTGYHYGGAEDIPLPGDYDVFPGADLAVFNPDTGRWAMYAFTRFYLGKEGDEPVPADYAGTGVDKFGVFRPGSGRWVVRGLTAFYYGDSRSIPVTR
- a CDS encoding PilT/PilU family type 4a pilus ATPase translates to MRPDTLLRLMDEKQASDLYLKVGRPPHMRINGQIAALGEFPPLVREDMDSLARHILDDRQLAVFQEERELDIAYGISGGSRFRINFFYEQGNPASVMRRVKAHIQGFEELGLPVSALEKLSLEPRGLILIAGATGSGKSTTMAAMVEFLNHQKPKHIITIEDPIEFTYTEDKCLINQREIGYDTFSFRGALKYVIRQAPDVIVIGEMRDLETMSTAIMAGEVGHLVVSSLHTIDVSQTLDRIINFFPAYQHPQIRMQLAFVLRGIVCQRLLPRKDGQGRIPAVELLLPSPTARKAIMDNRIEDLKKIMDDGGTFGMQSFNQSILKLYRDGLVAYDVALENSDNPELLELAIKGIYTGQDTFRVM
- the pilM gene encoding pilus assembly protein PilM; protein product: MSAEKKQSGLNKDISSIFAGLEEIGNGRSDEAAGRSEKPPAPRDSGAEAANGGGSKTLSLEEGGSQSESARAPSASAGGEPYSGETAGEIFVVGTFPNRRNALIGVDIGRSSLKAVQVYPVAGGWEIGGVAIKEVRLDPDQEGLDRIEAVVAVLKELVSLTHVRSREFACCLRGDGINTILIPLARMPRKELEGASRLEAKRRVSFDVEKALLQSRSVGDQTGRPGAKVNYLVTVLRREVLRRRLEIFQETGLVLKALVPMPFVWKQLLGTLGAGERTVMVVDIGSARSQVHVCKDRQVRFSREFPWGGDQVTSGIVEAGKAFGEKQYIEWEEAEALKRGNNLVTGLGGGQLRSSLTVAQAGSMVRPVIERIVQECRRSLDYYDQLFRDGKVERVYLTGGGALLPGFSSFFQERFSVPVELLLPPETVRFHPSIQDREDVIRKFPILARSAALAMTSKPEVNFVPPLALFLQNLLRSKAAVVILAGFLFLLSFLFYRSKAAVIPRLQSQIADQEALATSLRGGLAPYQELDQLRARLRERGHLHEYSHQRRPAWRGILKELGGLTPPEITLTRITLLASAGVQPHEMEIAGQVLRSRPAAARSPVTDFVVAMENSPYFRNLSKIREDNRAGTFSFNAELVY
- a CDS encoding proprotein convertase P-domain-containing protein, giving the protein MTGTWVLHLVNEAYGNNGSISGWTLYVNEFESPTPTPIPSPTPSGAGGEGTVFGGAFAWERGGWYTSRVNIPVRGIVTDINLGIDAQCNSTLIYTGLYLFSPEGQHAAMYRVGDLTGRSFYKTLFNDEAPQAITGGVEPYTGDYRPVENLTAFDGEWLTGTWTLVFYNNNDENGGRVTDWKIEYAYLVPPTPTPSATPTRTPVPSATPTTTPVGYKTPIPTRSPSPTPTPTPLERCVLYAGLPTDIYQQDIELTGVTATDPRRVDRVLVAINQLSTENESALKNVGIYLYSPAGKVVALFEVDELSGAALSGTWFDDDASSPITDGVAPYPGYWQPAGNLSDFESETIAGTWSLLVYNSTSGCVTTCPVHLSDWSILICAAATPTPFKPTPIPTPGNCLQYDGSSFDLPGGQVSESTITITQEGKIRGLTMELEAQVTNDLGEVSAYLISPSGTSLTLFNPGALSGCCLYETRLDDSAGLLMAAGSSPYLGTFRPAQAFANLAGEFAPGDWVLAVLNSTSGGGGSITDWSLTLCWAPPTPTPTPQPTPTPELGLPESILIQSGDYDGDGTSDIAVFRASAGLWAVRGVGTDFLGQAGDIPVSGDYDGDGTTDLAVFRDAAGLWAAKGVTQFNFGRSGDIPFPRDYDGDGSVDAAVYRPSRGLWVQRGISRFYFGGGDDLPLAEEFDGAAGVDVGIFRPVSGLWLVRGVTRYYLGELGDLPVPGNYDGTLSLPAVYRPAQGLWAVRGLTRFFLGTIGDQPVPADYLGDGTVLPGIFRGGSGLWFYGAGARVYWGKSGDEPVTK
- a CDS encoding type IV pilus twitching motility protein PilT; translation: MHLKEILEYTVNHGASDLHLTVGVPPIIRINGILQPSEFPILSPDDTKRIIFGILNDSQRVRFEQELELDVSLFIPGLSRFRVNVHLQKGCVEAAFRTIPMKIPPIDSLGLPPAATDLARRPNGLVLITGPTGSGKSTTMAAMIDLINRERQCMIISVEDPIEYLHQNQQSIIKQREVGSDTHSFAAALKHVLRQDPDVILVGEMRDLETISTAVTAAETGHLVLSSLHTPDAAQTIDRLIDVFPAEQQKQVMVQIASCLQGVIAQILLPTREGGGRVVATEVMIGTPGVRNVIREHKTHQIPTLIQTGTQHGMHSMDQSLKKLILDRKVSYQEAIQHAKNREEFALIPEDFRA
- a CDS encoding ParA family protein, with amino-acid sequence MIIAVVNQKGGCGKTTTAVNLSACLAQRGERVLLIDLDQQFNATLALGAEPGAGRDVHALLTEEGRRAREMIQPTGIFNLEMIPSSLRLSGMDLDLAGKMGREVLLRRSLEEEKPRYDFIVMDCAPSLSLLTVNALAAADEVLIPVQTHYFALEGMKLLFKTINIVRKSVNAKLSVLGLLPTFYDRRSLISRDVLEGLRDFFGRRVLKTVIRTNAKLAEAPSAALPISFYAPRSRGARDYEELAEEILEFVGREETVRAE